In Roseomonas fluvialis, one genomic interval encodes:
- a CDS encoding tetratricopeptide repeat protein yields MPTDAQGLPITAASDAAAAAYDHAIQGYLTYRADGGQRLKALLALDAEMPMGQVLKGAFAMLSYNSAQVPRAREAAAAAARLAGRDREAMHAGALAAWADGDLDGALGGWEAIMAAHPHDILAFRLHHFSAFWLGRAGVMLRAVEAVAPRWSAAMPGYGSILACRCFAHEEAGNYVVAEEAGRAAVALDPADLWATHGVAHILEMQGRRGEGIAWLRMLEPHWEGGSNLLHHLWWHRGLYHIERGEHAEVLALYDRGFRNPASVLFQAMPDLYIDVQNAASMLFRLQRQGVDVGDRWVELADKAEARIGDCLSTFTLPHWMMALAATGRTQAAARMLDAMREAAQQPGTIAPILRDAAIPVCEAVLAHAQGDHARAVNVMRPAIGVMHRMGGSHAQQDVLEQLFLDAALKAGADQDVRLLLERVAGRHPVPPDRRAGYAAAAREIRH; encoded by the coding sequence ATGCCCACCGACGCACAGGGATTGCCGATCACCGCCGCCTCCGACGCCGCGGCCGCCGCCTATGACCACGCGATTCAGGGCTACCTGACATACCGCGCAGATGGCGGGCAGCGCCTCAAGGCGCTGCTCGCGCTGGATGCCGAGATGCCCATGGGCCAGGTGCTGAAGGGCGCCTTCGCGATGCTGTCCTACAACAGCGCGCAGGTTCCCCGCGCACGGGAGGCCGCGGCGGCGGCGGCGCGCCTGGCCGGCCGCGACCGCGAAGCCATGCACGCGGGTGCGCTGGCGGCCTGGGCCGATGGCGACCTCGATGGCGCGCTCGGCGGTTGGGAAGCCATCATGGCCGCGCATCCGCACGACATCCTGGCCTTCCGGCTGCACCACTTCTCCGCCTTCTGGCTCGGCCGCGCGGGCGTGATGCTGCGCGCCGTGGAAGCCGTCGCGCCTCGCTGGTCAGCCGCCATGCCGGGCTATGGCAGCATCCTCGCGTGTCGCTGCTTCGCGCACGAGGAAGCCGGCAACTACGTGGTCGCCGAGGAAGCCGGCCGCGCCGCCGTGGCGCTCGACCCGGCGGATCTCTGGGCCACGCATGGCGTCGCGCATATCCTGGAAATGCAGGGCCGGCGCGGCGAGGGCATTGCCTGGTTGCGTATGCTGGAACCCCATTGGGAAGGCGGGTCAAACCTGCTGCATCATCTGTGGTGGCATCGCGGGCTCTATCACATCGAGCGCGGCGAGCACGCCGAGGTGCTGGCGCTGTACGACCGCGGCTTCCGCAACCCAGCCAGCGTGTTGTTCCAGGCCATGCCCGACCTCTACATCGACGTACAGAACGCGGCGTCGATGCTGTTCCGCCTGCAGCGCCAGGGGGTCGATGTCGGCGACCGCTGGGTCGAACTCGCCGACAAGGCCGAGGCACGGATCGGCGATTGCCTGTCCACCTTCACGCTGCCGCATTGGATGATGGCGCTGGCCGCGACTGGCCGCACGCAGGCCGCCGCGCGGATGCTGGATGCGATGCGCGAGGCGGCGCAGCAACCGGGCACGATCGCGCCGATCCTGCGCGATGCCGCGATTCCGGTCTGCGAGGCGGTGCTCGCCCATGCGCAGGGCGATCACGCACGCGCGGTGAACGTGATGCGCCCCGCGATCGGCGTGATGCACCGCATGGGCGGCAGCCACGCGCAGCAGGATGTGCTCGAACAGTTGTTCCTCGACGCCGCGCTGAAGGCGGGGGCGGACCAGGATGTGCGCCTGCTGCTCGAACGCGTGGCCGGCCGGCACCCGGTGCCGCCGGATCGGCGCGCGGGGTATGCGGCGGCTGCGCGCGAGATTCGCCATTAG
- the dut gene encoding dUTP diphosphatase, with protein sequence MTAPIIDVVRLSHAADLPLPAYATDGAAGMDLLAAVAAPLVIPPGGRALVPTGLTMALPPGYELQVRPRSGLALKNGITLPNSPGTIDEDYRGELGVIILNAGTEPFTVDRGMRIAQAVIAPVVRATWREVAELPGSTRGTGGFGSTGTR encoded by the coding sequence ATGACCGCCCCGATCATCGACGTCGTCCGACTGTCGCATGCCGCGGACCTGCCGCTGCCCGCCTACGCGACCGACGGCGCGGCGGGGATGGACCTGCTCGCGGCCGTCGCGGCGCCGCTGGTGATCCCGCCCGGCGGTCGCGCCCTGGTGCCCACGGGCCTGACCATGGCGCTGCCCCCCGGCTACGAGTTGCAGGTACGCCCACGCTCGGGACTGGCGCTGAAGAACGGCATCACCCTGCCGAACAGCCCCGGCACGATCGACGAGGATTATCGCGGTGAACTGGGCGTCATCATCCTGAATGCCGGCACCGAGCCCTTCACGGTGGACCGCGGCATGCGCATCGCACAGGCGGTGATCGCCCCGGTGGTGCGCGCCACCTGGCGGGAGGTGGCGGAACTGCCCGGCAGCACGCGCGGCACTGGCGGCTTCGGCTCCACCGGAACCAGATAG